The following coding sequences lie in one Montipora foliosa isolate CH-2021 chromosome 11, ASM3666993v2, whole genome shotgun sequence genomic window:
- the LOC137976857 gene encoding uncharacterized protein: MAVTLSGLPFISPFDCIGEPSTLAQRWDKWKGEFELYVAASGVEDKLQKRALLLHLAGPGVREIFKTYPDEVKGDAKEFDKAMTCLSNHFEVKKNVPLARQKLLASTPNPGETINNFVTRLKSLAEHCNYGEEEDNQVRDIVIFPVKNKELKSKFYREENLSLSKLLEIVSTYHNKAAMILVSEDTVNRTWEDRGKSDKGTNSKQPWQGKCWRCAKPGHMAKDCEVSRKHACRKCGNRGHMEVCCRTKQEKQGKGRGDSRRRGKFGRKRDGVRKIGEQPEQSNEEGSNASEDEGYYVFSASDGESNTLPLMIENKLVDVIINSGATCNLMSEQVFDKVCQGKLELLKTDRKVYAYASQEPLKLSGKCVLNICVPDTQTSFKTEFFVMPGSADTLLGKSSSEELGVLKVGVSVSACESRNVTDKKAVLKTKCLLALGN; the protein is encoded by the coding sequence atggcgGTTACATTAAGTGGTTTACCTTTTATCTCCCCCTTCGACTGCATTGGGGAACCGTCCACGTTAGCACAACGCTGGGACAAGTGGAAAGGCGAGTTCGAACTGTACGTGGCAGCTTCGGGggtagaagacaaactgcaaaaGCGAGCTTTACTCTTGCACCTCGCTGGCCCCGGAGTCCGCGAAATCTTCAAGACGTATCCAGACGAAGTAAAAGGTGACGCTAAGGAGTTCGACAAAGCGATGACATGTCTGTCGAATCACTTCGAAGTCAAGAAGAATGTACCTTTAGCGAGACAAAAACTGCTTGCGAGCACACCAAACCCGGGCGAAACGATCAACAACTTTGTTACGCGCTTGAAAAGTTTGGCGGAACACTGTAACTATGGCGAAGAGGAAGATAACCAGGTGAGAGATATTGTGATTTTCCCTGTAAAGAACAAGGAGCTGAAGAGCAAATTCTACCGCGAAGAAAATCTTAGCCTTTCCAAACTACTGGAAATTGTCAGCACCTATCACAATAAGGCTGCCATGATTCTTGTTAGCGAAGATACTGTGAATCGTACTTGGGAAGACCGAGGTAAAAGCGATAAAGGAACGAATAGCAAGCAGCCGTGGCAGGGCAAATGTTGGAGATGTGCTAAGCCGGGTCACATGGCGAAAGATTGTGAAGTTTCCCGTAAACATGCGTGCCGCAAATGTGGAAATCGTGGGCACATGGAGGTCTGTTGTCGTACGAAACAGGAAAAACAAGGCAAGGGAAGAGGCGATAGCAGACGTAGAGGGAAATTTGGAAGAAAACGAGACGGCGTACGGAAGATCGGCGAGCAGCCTGAACAAAGTAACGAGGAAGGAAGCAACGCAAGTGAAGACGAGGGATACTATGTCTTCAGTGCTTCAGACGGTGAGTCGAACACTTTACCTCTTATGATCGAAAATAAGCTTGTCGATGTCATCATAAACTCAGGTGCTACCTGCAACCTAATGTCTGagcaagtgtttgataaagTATGCCAAGGAAAGCTAGAGTTGTTGAAGACTGATAGGAAAGTTTATGCTTATGCATCTCAGGAGCCTTTAAAGCTTAGtggaaaatgtgtgttgaacaTTTGTGTACCTGACACACAAACGTCGTTCAAGACTGAGTTCTTTGTAATGCCAGGCTCTGCAGACACGTTGCTGGGTAAAAGTTCCTCTGAAGAATTAGGTGTCTTGAAAGTAGGTGTATCTGTAAGTGCTTGTGAATCCAGAAATGTCACTGATAAAAAGGCTGTCCTAAAGACAAAGTGTTTACTGGCCTTGGGAAATTGA